One window of Streptomyces sp. NBC_00273 genomic DNA carries:
- a CDS encoding ISL3 family transposase translates to MVTFRTRARADAVRCPRCKSLSWRVHGRYERRLADAAVGTTPVVIRLVVRRFKCLSSGCPTVTFAEQIPGLTSPHARHTPVLRKLLARVAEALAGRAGARLARRMGMPVAKDTLLRLLRASDLEEPGAVRVLGVDEFALLKGHNYATLLVDLEARRPIDVLPGREAGTVARWLESHPEIEIICRDRASAYAEAARAAAPQAVQIADVWHLWNNLAKAVERTLTSHYACIRAGHEAARQPDEDAPVAPPDGTLDVNGRPRRIVGRIRERHRRVHELLAQGRSLRGISRDLDLDYYAVRRYAQTPDVDQLLVKVTQRRTLLDDYKPYLYERFTQGCRNASQLFREVRDQGFRGERTGVNRYIRQLKQGIETAPPAPALPKPRRALRWVMTHPDRLRPHEVLGLKLVRAACPELDTAVEHVRDFAALIQERRGQDLFDWIEQVHNSGLASLQQFARGLLHDQDAVVAGLSSTWSSGQVEGQVTRVKLIKRAGYGRAKLDLLRTRILLRT, encoded by the coding sequence GTGGTCACGTTTCGTACGCGGGCCCGGGCCGACGCGGTGAGATGCCCGAGGTGCAAGTCGCTGTCGTGGCGGGTGCACGGCCGATACGAACGGCGTCTGGCGGACGCCGCCGTGGGGACCACACCGGTGGTGATCCGGTTGGTGGTCCGCAGGTTCAAGTGCCTCAGCTCCGGCTGCCCGACGGTGACCTTCGCCGAACAGATACCGGGACTGACCAGCCCTCACGCCCGACATACCCCGGTCCTCCGCAAGCTGCTGGCGCGGGTCGCAGAGGCTCTGGCCGGCCGGGCCGGAGCCCGCCTGGCCCGACGGATGGGGATGCCGGTGGCGAAGGACACCCTGCTACGGCTTCTTCGAGCCTCTGACCTCGAGGAACCCGGCGCGGTGCGGGTCCTGGGGGTGGACGAGTTTGCCCTGCTCAAGGGGCACAACTACGCGACGCTGCTGGTCGACCTCGAAGCCCGCCGGCCCATCGACGTCCTGCCTGGCCGGGAGGCCGGGACGGTCGCTCGGTGGCTCGAAAGCCATCCGGAGATCGAGATCATCTGCCGCGACAGGGCCTCCGCCTACGCCGAGGCAGCCAGGGCAGCCGCGCCTCAAGCGGTCCAGATCGCAGACGTGTGGCACCTCTGGAACAACCTCGCCAAAGCCGTCGAGAGGACCCTCACCAGCCATTACGCCTGCATCCGCGCCGGCCACGAGGCCGCCAGGCAACCTGACGAGGACGCTCCCGTGGCACCACCGGACGGAACGCTCGACGTCAACGGGCGCCCACGCCGGATCGTCGGACGGATCCGCGAACGACACCGCCGCGTCCATGAACTTCTCGCCCAAGGCCGATCCCTCCGTGGCATCAGCCGGGACCTCGACCTGGACTACTACGCCGTCCGCCGATACGCCCAAACACCGGACGTCGACCAACTGCTGGTCAAGGTCACCCAGCGCCGCACCCTGCTCGACGACTACAAGCCCTACCTCTACGAACGCTTCACCCAGGGCTGCCGCAACGCCAGCCAGCTCTTCCGCGAAGTCCGTGACCAGGGATTTCGCGGCGAACGCACGGGGGTCAACCGATACATCCGTCAGCTGAAGCAGGGCATCGAGACCGCCCCTCCAGCACCCGCCCTACCCAAACCGCGGCGGGCACTGCGTTGGGTGATGACGCACCCCGACCGGCTTCGGCCACATGAAGTCCTCGGCCTCAAGTTGGTCCGGGCCGCCTGCCCTGAGCTCGACACGGCCGTCGAGCACGTTCGAGACTTCGCCGCCCTCATACAGGAACGACGCGGCCAGGACCTCTTCGACTGGATCGAACAGGTCCACAACAGCGGCCTTGCATCGCTACAGCAGTTCGCCCGCGGCCTCCTCCATGACCAGGACGCCGTCGTCGCCGGCCTCTCCTCAACCTGGAGCTCAGGACAAGTCGAAGGCCAGGTCACACGCGTCAAGTTGATCAAGCGAGCCGGATACGGCCGAGCCAAACTCGACCTCCTGCGAACCCGGATCCTCCTCAGAACCTGA
- a CDS encoding SDR family NAD(P)-dependent oxidoreductase: MTTTAQQPLGSPFSATSTTEEVLAGLDLSGATAVVTGGYSGLGLETTRGLAAAGARVVVPARRPGVARAALADVNGCEVVPMDLTDLDSVRAAAAHIGDSIDRLDLLMAVAGVMATPERRVGPGWEGQLAGNHFGHFTLACELYPLLAAADGARVVVNSSAGHALTGIRRYDPHFRTGYDKWLAYGQSKTANALFAVQLDVLGRNDGVRAFALHPGKIIAGLQREMTLREQIERGWVDEHGNVIGAGFKTPSQGAATGLWAATSPLLDGHGGLYLEDCDVARVCAPDEPMDAGGVRAYAIDPDAAARLWEVSAAATGATPITGCDLSVSCQ, encoded by the coding sequence ATGACCACCACTGCTCAGCAACCGCTCGGCTCGCCCTTCTCCGCCACCAGCACCACCGAGGAGGTCTTGGCCGGCCTCGACCTCTCCGGCGCGACCGCCGTCGTGACCGGGGGCTACTCCGGACTCGGCCTGGAGACCACCCGGGGCCTGGCAGCCGCCGGGGCCCGGGTCGTCGTTCCGGCACGGCGACCCGGGGTAGCCCGCGCCGCTCTCGCGGACGTGAACGGCTGCGAAGTCGTCCCCATGGACCTGACGGACCTCGACAGCGTGCGTGCCGCCGCCGCGCACATCGGCGACTCCATCGACAGGCTCGACCTCCTCATGGCCGTCGCCGGAGTCATGGCCACCCCTGAGCGACGCGTCGGACCTGGCTGGGAAGGCCAGCTCGCCGGCAACCACTTCGGACACTTCACACTCGCCTGCGAGCTTTACCCGCTCCTGGCCGCCGCCGACGGTGCGCGCGTCGTCGTCAACAGCTCCGCAGGGCACGCACTGACCGGCATCCGCCGGTACGACCCGCACTTCCGCACGGGCTACGACAAGTGGCTGGCCTACGGCCAGTCCAAGACGGCCAACGCCCTGTTCGCCGTGCAGCTCGACGTCCTCGGACGCAACGACGGCGTCCGGGCGTTCGCCCTCCACCCGGGGAAGATCATCGCCGGTCTCCAGCGAGAGATGACCCTCCGGGAGCAGATCGAACGCGGCTGGGTGGACGAGCACGGCAACGTGATCGGCGCCGGCTTCAAGACACCCTCCCAAGGTGCCGCCACCGGGCTCTGGGCAGCCACGTCCCCCCTCCTCGACGGCCATGGCGGGCTCTACCTGGAGGACTGCGACGTCGCCCGCGTCTGCGCCCCCGACGAGCCCATGGACGCCGGCGGCGTCCGTGCGTACGCCATCGACCCGGACGCGGCAGCACGGCTCTGGGAAGTGTCCGCCGCGGCGACCGGCGCCACCCCGATCACTGGGTGCGATCTCTCGGTTTCGTGTCAGTGA